One window of Brevibacillus choshinensis genomic DNA carries:
- a CDS encoding DUF5655 domain-containing protein: MGDIKLFRINSSQVKELQGHSVAIEKSLQTLIERHLESFLGVRFLATEYSTGKTHAGRIDTLGIDENNFPVIIEYKRSLNQNVINQGLYYLDWLLDHKAEFTLHAMKKFGKEIENQIDWTSPRLICIAGDFTKFDEHAIQQINRNIQLIRYKKYEEDLFLFELVNATSIQPITDVTPTLQGVIKNQYKTVTEYLSQANKELSDRYEALKAFLLALGDDVQINVLKNYFAFKRIKNFACVEVHPQTEKILVYVKVDPDSITLEDGFTRDVRNIGHFGTGSLEIKIGSDNDLVRAKQLLIESYELS, from the coding sequence TAGCAATTGAAAAATCATTGCAAACACTTATTGAAAGACATCTTGAATCATTTCTTGGCGTGAGATTTTTGGCTACAGAATATTCAACAGGGAAAACACATGCAGGGAGGATAGATACACTTGGTATAGATGAGAATAACTTTCCTGTAATTATTGAATATAAGCGATCATTAAATCAAAATGTAATTAATCAAGGATTGTATTATTTAGATTGGTTACTAGACCATAAAGCAGAGTTTACGTTACACGCCATGAAGAAGTTTGGGAAGGAAATTGAAAATCAAATTGATTGGACTAGTCCTCGGTTAATTTGCATTGCGGGAGATTTTACTAAGTTCGATGAGCATGCAATTCAACAGATAAATAGAAACATACAGTTAATCAGATATAAAAAATATGAAGAGGATTTATTTCTATTTGAACTAGTTAACGCTACTTCAATACAACCTATTACGGATGTAACTCCTACATTACAAGGGGTAATAAAAAATCAATATAAAACTGTTACCGAATATTTATCACAGGCTAACAAGGAATTAAGTGACCGATATGAAGCATTAAAAGCATTTTTGTTAGCTTTAGGTGATGACGTTCAAATTAATGTTCTAAAAAACTATTTTGCTTTTAAAAGAATAAAGAACTTTGCATGCGTTGAGGTACATCCACAAACCGAGAAAATTTTGGTTTACGTCAAAGTTGATCCAGATTCAATTACTTTAGAAGATGGCTTCACTAGAGATGTTAGAAACATAGGTCATTTCGGAACAGGGAGCCTTGAAATCAAAATCGGATCTGATAATGACCTTGTGAGAGCGAAACAATTGTTAATAGAAAGTTATGAGTTAAGCTAG